A region from the Polaribacter sp. Hel1_33_78 genome encodes:
- a CDS encoding VCBS repeat-containing protein, which translates to MKNNYCLILLFLGLSFSCSKEMKDASTRFSLLSSSDTNIDFKNVVKENANFNFLNYTYIYNGAGVAVADINNDGLEDLFFTSNQGLNKLYLNQGDLEFKDITQKAKIADQTGWTTGVTAIDINNDGWLDFYVCKSGSINSHSKRRNKLFINQKNNTFKEQAKAYGLDHFGFSTQAYFFDFDNDDDLDMYLVNHRKDFSIKEAKEPFNSDQLFRNDGATFKNITKKAGILNKGWGLSASIGDFNNDDLLDVYVANDFFDPDYLYINQGNGTFKDEALKYFNHISTNSMGSDFADINNDLKPDLIVLDMMAEDHIRSKENMATMSISNFHNLVKKGYHYQYMSNVLQLNNGDNTYSEIGQLAGISKTDWSWAPLIADFDNDGFKDVFVTNGIQNDLTNQDFRNQMKTNVRNRKRVSLDAAKKIITSEKLSNYIFKNNQDLTFKNTTKSWGLDAKINSNGAAYADLDNDGDLDLIINNQGEKASIYKNNTKNNYIIFKLKGPTTNPFGIGAEITVFSENLQQTKKQFLSRGFQSSVSAQLHFGLGNKTKVDSVFIDWGNNTTEKLKNVEVNQTVIFNIEGATNFVKKDAMNSRLFKRIIPTDIGINYKQKENIYDDFKLQLLLPQKQSEKSSALAVGDINNDGLDDFFVGNAKGEKGAIYCQSKDGKFIETNQKLFELDKDFEDTNAKFLDVDSDNDLDLYVTSGGYDVKENSPLLQDRLYLNNGKGKFTKTKLPKITSNSKAIAFSDFDKDGDIDIFIGNNAKHGQYPLSENSYFLENEKGKYSNNIEGKFDSISDLRMINDAIFSDFDLDGDEDLIVVGEWMSITFFENKNNQFYKKHIDGVTNISGWYQSITPTDIDADGDTDYIIGNWGNNNKFHPNKQKPLHIYAGYFDENTSFDIALSKVSKTGDLLPVRGKECSTEQTPFLNQKIKTFKEFAAANMFEIYGSEKLENAHHFIAQDFSSFILKNNRGGMFEIKKLPNEAQFSPTLGASIIDINNDGYLDVFGIGNVYESEVETIRYDASKGYVLLGDRKGGFTFCNDSSYFNNMEAKAIEKISINGDWHFIILNKNAELTILKVN; encoded by the coding sequence ATGAAAAATAATTATTGCTTAATACTACTTTTTTTAGGCCTCTCTTTTTCTTGTTCAAAAGAGATGAAAGATGCGAGTACCCGTTTTAGTCTTTTAAGTTCTTCCGATACAAATATTGATTTTAAAAATGTAGTGAAGGAAAATGCAAACTTTAATTTTTTGAATTACACTTATATCTATAACGGTGCTGGAGTGGCAGTAGCAGATATTAATAATGACGGCTTGGAAGATTTATTTTTTACTTCTAATCAAGGATTAAATAAGTTATATCTAAATCAGGGAGATTTGGAGTTTAAAGATATTACTCAAAAAGCAAAAATTGCAGACCAAACAGGATGGACTACAGGTGTGACTGCAATAGATATTAACAATGATGGTTGGTTAGATTTTTATGTTTGTAAATCAGGATCTATAAACAGCCACTCAAAAAGAAGAAATAAGCTATTTATCAATCAAAAAAACAACACTTTCAAGGAACAAGCCAAAGCTTATGGCCTGGATCATTTCGGGTTTTCTACTCAAGCCTATTTTTTTGATTTTGATAATGACGATGATTTGGATATGTATCTTGTAAATCATCGTAAAGATTTTTCAATTAAAGAAGCTAAAGAGCCCTTTAATTCAGATCAATTATTTAGAAATGATGGTGCTACTTTTAAAAATATCACAAAAAAAGCAGGGATTTTAAATAAAGGATGGGGTTTAAGTGCTTCCATTGGGGATTTTAATAATGATGATTTGTTAGACGTTTATGTTGCGAATGATTTTTTTGACCCTGATTATTTATATATAAATCAAGGTAATGGAACTTTTAAAGACGAGGCATTAAAATATTTTAACCACATTTCTACCAACAGCATGGGGTCTGATTTTGCTGATATTAACAACGATTTAAAACCAGATTTAATTGTTTTAGATATGATGGCGGAAGACCATATTAGAAGCAAAGAAAATATGGCAACGATGAGTATTTCTAATTTTCATAATTTAGTAAAAAAAGGTTATCATTATCAATATATGTCTAACGTGTTACAGTTAAATAATGGTGACAATACATATAGTGAAATAGGACAGCTTGCCGGAATTTCGAAAACAGATTGGAGTTGGGCGCCATTAATAGCGGATTTTGATAATGATGGTTTTAAAGATGTATTTGTGACTAATGGAATTCAAAATGATTTAACAAATCAAGATTTTAGAAATCAAATGAAAACCAATGTTAGAAACCGTAAAAGAGTTTCTCTAGATGCTGCTAAAAAAATAATTACTTCAGAGAAATTAAGTAATTATATCTTTAAAAATAATCAAGACCTAACGTTTAAAAATACCACTAAAAGTTGGGGCTTAGATGCTAAAATAAATTCTAATGGAGCAGCATATGCAGATTTAGATAATGATGGTGATTTAGATTTAATTATAAATAATCAAGGAGAAAAAGCATCTATTTATAAAAACAACACAAAAAATAACTATATCATTTTTAAGCTTAAAGGACCAACAACTAATCCTTTTGGTATTGGAGCAGAAATCACTGTTTTTTCAGAAAACTTGCAACAAACTAAAAAACAATTTTTGAGTAGAGGTTTTCAATCTTCAGTAAGTGCTCAGCTGCATTTTGGATTAGGGAATAAAACTAAAGTAGATAGTGTATTTATTGATTGGGGAAATAATACTACTGAAAAATTAAAAAATGTAGAAGTTAATCAAACTGTAATCTTTAACATTGAGGGTGCTACGAATTTTGTTAAAAAGGATGCCATGAACTCAAGATTATTTAAACGAATAATTCCAACTGATATTGGTATCAATTATAAGCAAAAAGAAAATATTTATGATGATTTTAAATTACAGTTATTATTACCACAAAAACAATCTGAAAAAAGTTCAGCGCTTGCAGTTGGAGATATCAATAATGATGGTTTAGATGATTTCTTTGTTGGAAATGCTAAAGGTGAAAAAGGAGCTATATATTGTCAAAGTAAAGATGGAAAATTTATAGAAACAAATCAAAAATTATTTGAGTTAGATAAAGATTTTGAAGATACAAATGCGAAATTTTTAGATGTAGATAGCGATAATGATTTAGATTTATATGTAACTTCTGGAGGATATGATGTTAAAGAAAATAGTCCACTTTTACAAGATAGATTATATCTTAATAATGGAAAGGGAAAATTCACAAAAACAAAACTTCCAAAGATAACTTCAAACTCTAAAGCGATTGCATTTTCAGATTTTGATAAAGATGGTGATATTGATATTTTTATTGGAAATAATGCGAAGCATGGCCAATATCCTTTATCGGAAAACTCCTATTTTTTAGAAAATGAAAAAGGAAAATATAGCAATAATATTGAGGGTAAATTTGACAGTATTTCTGATTTAAGGATGATAAACGATGCTATTTTTTCAGACTTTGATCTCGACGGAGATGAAGATTTAATTGTTGTAGGGGAGTGGATGTCCATTACTTTTTTTGAGAATAAAAACAATCAATTTTATAAAAAACATATAGATGGTGTCACCAATATTAGTGGATGGTATCAATCGATAACACCTACTGATATTGATGCTGACGGTGATACAGATTATATTATTGGAAATTGGGGAAATAATAATAAATTTCATCCAAATAAGCAAAAACCATTGCATATTTATGCTGGTTATTTTGACGAGAATACTAGTTTTGATATTGCTTTAAGCAAAGTTTCAAAAACAGGAGATTTACTTCCCGTTCGTGGTAAAGAATGTTCTACGGAGCAAACGCCTTTTTTAAATCAGAAAATTAAAACATTTAAGGAATTTGCAGCAGCTAACATGTTTGAGATTTATGGCTCTGAAAAATTAGAAAATGCACATCATTTTATAGCGCAAGACTTTTCTTCGTTCATTTTAAAAAATAATAGAGGAGGTATGTTTGAAATTAAAAAACTGCCAAATGAAGCGCAATTTTCACCTACTTTAGGTGCTTCAATTATAGATATAAATAATGATGGATATCTAGATGTTTTTGGCATCGGTAATGTGTATGAATCAGAAGTAGAAACCATAAGATATGATGCCTCAAAGGGATATGTTTTATTGGGGGACCGAAAAGGAGGTTTTACTTTTTGCAATGATTCTAGTTATTTTAATAATATGGAGGCAAAAGCAATAGAAAAAATTAGCATTAATGGTGATTGGCATTTTATCATTTTAAATAAAAATGCTGAGCTAACTATTTTAAAAGTTAATTAA